A genomic segment from Aegilops tauschii subsp. strangulata cultivar AL8/78 chromosome 1, Aet v6.0, whole genome shotgun sequence encodes:
- the LOC109767085 gene encoding E3 ubiquitin-protein ligase SIRP1 → MAEADITRYWCHECQQAVEEAMVEELKCPLCDGGFVEEMTVEQVEALTEQGATQWDPLDNPFEQAGSPGDSNDEDNSDIGREFEGFIRRHRRASALRRVLDSIHDDLRDDRERDNSVLISAFNQALALQGAALDPDEDRGDHGNANNDDGLLDEYVLGAGLSLLLQHLAENDPSRYGTPPTKKEAVEALPTVKIEEVVSCSVCLDDLDIGSQAKQLPCEHKFHSPCILPWLELHSSCPVCRFELPSDETKDLSEPSNVDRIESSHEEARADGPGNNGEDSNTNDREDSNRPWALVPWFNGLFSTPEPQTVRATLTDQQLPPASGTNPNAGHS, encoded by the coding sequence ATGGCAGAAGCTGACATCACGCGGTACTGGTGCCATGAATGTCAGCAGGCCGTCGAGGAGGCCATGGTGGAGGAGCTCAAGTGTCCATTGTGTGATGGTGGGTTCGTCGAAGAGATGACCGTTGAGCAGGTTGAGGCATTGACAGAGCAAGGGGCAACTCAGTGGGACCCTCTGGACAACCCTTTTGAGCAGGCAGGATCGCCGGGGGACAGCAATGATGAAGATAATAGTGATATAGGCCGTGAGTTTGAGGGTTTCATCAGAAGGCATCGACGGGCATCGGCACTGCGCCGTGTGCTTGACAGCATCCATGATGACCTTAGAGATGACAGGGAAAGGGACAACTCCGTTCTGATCAGTGCTTTCAACCAGGCCCTCGCTCTACAAGGTGCAGCGCTTGACCCTGACGAGGACCGAGGTGACCATGGTAACGCAAATAATGATGATGGTTTGCTAGATGAGTATGTCCTCGGGGCAGGGCTTAGTCTGCTTCTTCAACATTTGGCTGAGAATGACCCGAGCCGGTATGGTACTCCTCCAACGAAGAAAGAAGCAGTCGAAGCCCTGCCCACGGTCAAAATCGAAGAGGTTGTCAGCTGTTCAGTCTGTCTTGATGATCTTGATATAGGGTCCCAGGCTAAGCAGTTGCCTTGTGAACATAAGTTCCACTCACCATGTATCCTGCCATGGCTTGAACTCCATAGTTCCTGCCCAGTTTGCCGGTTTGAGCTGCCATCTGATGAGACAAAAGACTTGAGCGAGCCTAGCAACGTTGATCGAATAGAGAGCAGCCATGAGGAGGCAAGAGCTGATGGCCCTGGAAACAATGGTGAGGACAGTAACACAAACGACAGGGAGGACAGTAACAGACCTTGGGCCCTTGTTCCTTGGTTTAATGGCCTATTCTCGACACCTGAGCCGCAAACTGTCAGAGCTACTTTGACTGATCAGCAGCTGCCTCCTGCTTCTGGAACCAACCCAAAT